One Pirellulales bacterium DNA segment encodes these proteins:
- a CDS encoding AAA family ATPase — MYESYWQLDRKPFENSDDPKFYYPGEGHQGTLLKLRYVVENRRGGAVVAGGSGTGKTLLARMLARQLAEGCKPLVHLVFPQMPAAELLSYLADELAAPPSAARGIDQAVRRIQTFLEENEARGQHAVVTIDEAHLLEQTETLEALRLLLNFEVKSRPALTLLLVGQPRLLPMIDRMPGLEERLALKCLLRPFTLEETISYIAHRLQAAGAKRPIFEPAAIETLYGLTHGLARRINRLCDLALLIGFAEERPNVTAAQLEAVSHELVTVAPE, encoded by the coding sequence ATGTACGAATCTTATTGGCAGCTCGACCGCAAGCCATTCGAGAACTCGGACGATCCGAAGTTCTATTATCCGGGTGAAGGCCATCAGGGCACGCTCCTCAAGCTGCGATACGTGGTTGAGAACCGCCGCGGCGGGGCGGTCGTGGCGGGAGGCTCGGGCACGGGCAAAACTCTGTTGGCAAGAATGCTGGCCCGCCAGTTGGCCGAGGGCTGCAAGCCGCTCGTGCATCTGGTATTTCCGCAGATGCCGGCCGCCGAGCTGCTCTCCTATCTGGCCGACGAGCTGGCCGCGCCGCCGTCCGCGGCCCGCGGCATAGACCAGGCTGTCCGTCGCATCCAGACTTTTCTCGAGGAGAACGAGGCCCGCGGCCAGCATGCCGTCGTGACCATCGACGAGGCGCATCTCCTCGAACAAACCGAGACGCTCGAAGCGCTGCGGCTGCTGTTGAATTTCGAGGTGAAATCGCGGCCGGCTCTCACTCTGCTTTTGGTCGGGCAGCCGCGACTGTTGCCGATGATCGATCGGATGCCGGGGCTCGAGGAGCGGCTGGCGCTGAAGTGCCTGCTGCGGCCGTTCACGCTTGAAGAGACGATCAGTTATATTGCCCACCGGCTGCAAGCGGCGGGAGCAAAGCGGCCCATCTTCGAGCCGGCCGCGATCGAGACCCTCTACGGACTCACCCACGGCCTGGCCCGCCGCATCAATCGGCTCTGCGATCTGGCCCTCTTGATCGGCTTCGCCGAAGAGAGGCCGAACGTCACCGCCGCTCAACTGGAAGCGGTCTCGCATGAGTTGGTGACCGTCGCACCGGAGTGA
- a CDS encoding VTT domain-containing protein, with product MQWLLEKINWLRHLAEPEQLRELVNLGGPPWVSYLILFAIIFSETGLLIGFFLPGDSLLFAAGVLAAGDATGHGVFRIELLILVLSAAAVLGDAVNYFLGLQMEEHVFEKGRMRFVKHEHLLAAKAFYERHGGKAIVLARFVPLVRTFTPFVAGVARMGYRRFAIYNIAGGIGWVTLMSLAGFWLGNISFVKNHFEQVVIAIVAISLLPVAIAAFRAWRRKG from the coding sequence ATGCAATGGCTCCTCGAAAAAATCAACTGGCTGCGTCACCTCGCCGAGCCCGAGCAGCTTCGCGAGTTGGTCAATCTGGGCGGGCCGCCGTGGGTCAGCTATCTCATCCTGTTCGCGATCATCTTTAGCGAGACAGGCCTGCTCATTGGGTTCTTCTTGCCGGGGGATTCGCTGCTGTTCGCCGCCGGAGTGCTCGCGGCCGGCGATGCCACCGGGCATGGCGTGTTCCGCATTGAACTGCTGATTCTCGTGCTCAGCGCGGCGGCGGTCCTTGGCGATGCCGTCAACTATTTCCTCGGCCTGCAAATGGAGGAGCACGTCTTTGAGAAGGGGCGGATGCGGTTCGTGAAGCACGAGCATCTCCTGGCGGCCAAGGCGTTCTACGAGCGGCACGGTGGCAAGGCGATCGTGCTCGCCCGATTCGTGCCGCTGGTGCGAACGTTCACCCCCTTCGTCGCCGGCGTGGCGCGGATGGGCTACCGCCGATTCGCGATCTACAACATCGCGGGGGGCATCGGCTGGGTCACGCTGATGTCGCTGGCTGGTTTTTGGCTCGGGAACATCTCGTTCGTCAAAAATCACTTCGAGCAAGTCGTGATCGCGATCGTCGCAATCAGCCTGCTGCCCGTCGCCATTGCGGCTTTCCGCGCTTGGCGGCGAAAGGGCTAG
- a CDS encoding DUF1501 domain-containing protein — MLTLLGKRQPFCDGVSRRNFLRIGALGFGGLALPDLLRAEATSTAAAANNKSIINIYLAGGPSHIDTFDLKPNAPPEIRGEFHPIPTTVPGMQICHLMPKLAAIGTKLTIVRSLTGIRDEHAIDQTESGWSENDLRSVGGHPCLGAVVAKVQGPTRGAVPTFVDLTGQTKHGFLGPVYSGFRPDGEGRSNLRLRNEITPDRFHSRAELLSQLDRIRRDMDSSHAMDAMDAFNQRAFGVITSSKLAEALEWEKADPKVRERYGLPEHGDNSRFLLARRLVECGVRIVSFSWGGWDTHGDNFNTLRRQLPPLDIGLSAMIDDLESCGLLQSTMIVMWGEFGRTPRVNPAAGRDHWARAASAVVAGGGFKTGQVIGSTNRYAEEARDRPVHIQEMFATFYQQLGIDPKKTTIRDPNGRPQYLTAHPEPIAELLG; from the coding sequence ATGTTGACTCTTCTCGGCAAACGTCAACCTTTTTGCGACGGCGTCTCGCGGCGAAACTTTCTCAGAATCGGCGCGCTCGGCTTCGGCGGCCTGGCCTTGCCCGATCTGTTGAGGGCCGAAGCGACGTCTACCGCCGCCGCGGCGAACAACAAGTCGATCATCAACATCTATCTGGCCGGCGGCCCGTCGCACATCGACACGTTCGACCTCAAGCCCAACGCGCCGCCCGAGATTCGCGGCGAATTCCATCCGATTCCGACGACCGTGCCCGGGATGCAGATTTGCCATCTCATGCCGAAGCTCGCCGCGATCGGCACGAAGCTGACCATCGTCCGCTCGCTTACCGGCATCCGCGACGAACACGCGATCGACCAGACGGAAAGCGGCTGGTCGGAGAACGATCTGCGGAGCGTCGGCGGGCATCCGTGCCTCGGCGCGGTCGTGGCCAAGGTGCAAGGACCGACGCGCGGGGCCGTGCCCACTTTCGTCGATCTCACCGGCCAGACCAAGCACGGCTTTCTCGGCCCGGTCTACTCCGGATTCCGCCCTGACGGCGAGGGTCGGTCAAATCTGCGGCTGCGCAATGAGATCACGCCGGACCGTTTCCACAGCCGCGCGGAACTGCTGTCGCAGCTCGACCGCATCCGTCGCGACATGGATTCCAGCCATGCGATGGACGCGATGGACGCCTTTAACCAGCGGGCGTTCGGCGTTATCACGTCGAGCAAGCTGGCCGAAGCGCTCGAATGGGAAAAGGCCGACCCGAAGGTGCGCGAGCGATATGGGCTGCCCGAGCATGGCGACAACAGCCGGTTTCTGTTGGCTCGGCGGTTGGTCGAGTGCGGGGTGCGGATCGTGAGCTTCAGTTGGGGAGGCTGGGACACGCATGGCGACAACTTCAACACGCTTCGTCGCCAGCTCCCGCCGCTCGACATTGGGTTGAGCGCGATGATCGACGACCTCGAATCCTGCGGCCTGTTGCAATCGACGATGATCGTTATGTGGGGCGAGTTTGGCCGGACGCCGCGCGTCAATCCAGCCGCCGGCCGCGATCACTGGGCTCGGGCCGCGAGCGCCGTGGTCGCCGGCGGTGGATTCAAGACTGGCCAAGTGATTGGCTCGACCAATCGTTACGCCGAGGAGGCTCGCGATCGGCCAGTCCATATTCAAGAGATGTTCGCCACCTTCTATCAACAGTTGGGGATCGATCCGAAAAAGACAACGATCCGCGACCCCAATGGTCGTCCACAGTATCTCACGGCCCACCCAGAACCGATTGCCGAGTTGCTTGGCTAG